The following are from one region of the Pseudomonas putida genome:
- a CDS encoding ABC transporter ATP-binding protein, with the protein MGPSILVAQNLSKVVPSAEGDLTILHALSLDLAQGDSLAIVGASGSGKSTLLGLLAGLDQPSAGKVILAGHDLGPLDEDQRARVRAEHVGFVFQSFQLLDSLNALENVMLPLELDGRRDAREHARTLLERVGLGKRLSHTPRQLSGGEQQRVAIARAFAAQPAVLFADEPTGNLDSHTGERISDLLFELNKERGTTLVLVTHDERLARRCRRQIRLDAGRLVAPVEV; encoded by the coding sequence ATGGGCCCCAGCATTCTCGTTGCGCAGAACCTTAGCAAAGTGGTCCCCAGCGCGGAAGGTGACCTGACCATCCTGCACGCGCTGTCTCTCGACCTGGCCCAGGGCGACAGCCTGGCCATTGTCGGCGCCTCGGGCTCGGGCAAGTCGACCCTGCTCGGCCTGCTCGCCGGTCTCGACCAGCCCAGTGCCGGCAAGGTCATCCTCGCTGGTCACGACCTTGGGCCGCTGGATGAAGACCAACGCGCACGGGTGCGCGCCGAACATGTGGGCTTCGTATTCCAGTCGTTCCAGCTGCTCGACAGCCTCAATGCCCTGGAGAACGTCATGTTGCCCCTGGAACTGGATGGCCGCCGCGATGCCCGCGAACATGCGCGCACTTTGCTCGAACGGGTCGGCCTGGGCAAGCGCCTGAGCCATACCCCGCGCCAGCTTTCGGGCGGCGAACAGCAACGGGTGGCCATCGCCCGCGCCTTCGCCGCGCAACCGGCAGTGCTGTTCGCCGACGAACCTACCGGCAACCTCGACAGCCACACCGGCGAGCGTATCAGCGATCTGCTGTTCGAACTAAACAAGGAGCGCGGCACCACCCTGGTGCTGGTTACCCATGACGAACGCCTGGCCCGGCGCTGCCGCCGCCAGATCCGCCTGGATGCGGGCCGCCTGGTGGCCCCGGTGGAGGTCTGA
- the greB gene encoding transcription elongation factor GreB has product MSTNIITTEGHEALKKELDHLWRVYRPEITQKVTWAASLGDRSENADYQYNKKLLREIDRRVRYLRKRLEDVKVVAYSPQQEGKVFFGAWVEIENDEGETMKFRIVGYDEIYGRNDYISIDSPMARALLKKEEGDEVVVHTPTGEATWYVNSISYGQ; this is encoded by the coding sequence TTGAGCACCAACATCATTACCACGGAAGGCCATGAGGCGCTGAAGAAAGAGCTGGACCACCTGTGGCGGGTGTACCGCCCGGAGATCACCCAGAAGGTAACCTGGGCGGCATCGCTGGGTGACCGCAGCGAGAACGCCGACTATCAGTACAACAAGAAGCTGCTGCGCGAGATCGACCGTCGGGTGCGTTACCTGCGCAAGCGTCTTGAAGATGTGAAGGTGGTGGCTTACTCGCCGCAGCAGGAGGGCAAGGTGTTCTTCGGTGCCTGGGTAGAGATCGAGAACGATGAGGGCGAGACCATGAAGTTTCGCATTGTCGGTTATGACGAGATCTATGGGCGCAATGACTACATCTCGATCGACTCGCCCATGGCTCGTGCCCTGCTGAAAAAGGAGGAGGGTGACGAGGTGGTGGTGCACACGCCTACCGGTGAAGCGACCTGGTATGTGAACAGCATCAGCTACGGGCAGTGA